ctgacaaaggcacatttcaaaacTAACTCTATCATCTTCTTGCAGCCCGACAAGCAAGTGAGCCTGATAGccaaccaaagtgccaactcttcggggagctgtgtgctcgagccAGGGGCCATTCCTAGTGAAATTCTAgcccgaacatagttttggcacaccTGATGGGATTCAAAGAtattgtatgccaagaagacGAAGGAAAGAATAACCTTCTggtggaaaaaaacaaaaaccaccaAGATCTAGTATGGTAAATCTCCTCGAAGACTTGCAAGAATCCATCTTGACTGAAAGCCTGACCGCTTCTGAGAAATCAGGAGAAAAGGTCACAAATGAAGATTTACAGGCCAGTATAATGGTTGTGATAAAGAGTATGGAGAGGAACTCTCTACAAATAAAAGAGGAAGTAAGCAGGTTTTGTTCCTTAACAAAGATATCTGTAAAGGAGGTTGGATCTGGAGTACTCTACCCCATAAAATAATCGTGCTAAAGGAACCATGAAGGGAACCAGCCCGGTAGAGGAACCAGTTATTTCTTTATTTCCTTTATTGGAGGAAAAAAGGGGTAGAGAAAAGAACAAGGAAGAATTCGAAAGTAGTCGGCCAGTATTGAAGACAATCAAGGAGCCAGAGTTGCCTGACCCCGTGTTATTTTTATTGAATAACAAGAGGCAGTGCGGGTCAAAAATAAAGTGGTTACTGAAAGAACTACAGGCTAATGTGATGGTAAATGCAAACTCATTTCTGCAAGCCCCAATAAACATGATCAACCTAACATGGAAagagaagggaaaagaaaaagctACCTGGGAGGTAAAAGTTGAAGGCTACAAGTTGATAGGCGCCCAAAAGCCTAGAGTAGCAATAATCAAATGGGTGGTTTTGTGCAATAAATGTCAATGTGAGTGCGAGCTAAAAGTACCAGCGGTAGGGGCCATCCTTGATCAGGAATTAatcaagagaagagagagagaaaagcaaGAATCCCGTAGAAGTATCATGCGAGCAGCTGAGAAGGAAACCTCTTGAAACGTCTTCCAAAGGTTGGGAGGAGACTCTCAGCCTAAAAGCTTGTTAAAAGTATTCAGAAACTATGAAGCTTTAGAGGAAAGAGAGGACAATGAGGCCAATATACCAAGATAGATAGATGTAAGGCCACCCCAACCAAGTTATGACGGGGGTGATGTTAGAATGAAGGTAAGAATAGTAAAGTTGGTCACTAAGAAGAATCTTGCCCAACTCGGGTGGAGATGGTATGTGGTCGAAAGGGATGGAAGACCCGTTAAAGAAAGGGTAGTCTCCATGATCAGGAGGGTCCAAAGGCAACATAAGGCCCACATAAACTCATTGAAATTCCCTACCACTTCAGAGACCTCTGAAATGTAAAGATAGATATGGCACCTGATGAAGGAAGAAATTAACCTCGTTGGAGGAGTAAAAAAGAGGTAAAGAAGGCAAACaacaaaaatgaagaagaaggagatcaTATACCGCCAAATCCCTATCTCGGGAAATACAGAATCTTGAGGAAAGCTCAAGAGGACATAATGATGATGCCTACCCCAATATGAAGCCCATAACCGATATGCTTTGGAACCATTTCACCTGAGAGAGAGTTGTCCACACCATTATTGATAGATACTATTTGCGGAATTCCAGAACAACTGCTAAACTTTGGCATAGCCCAGGAAGAAAGGTTGCCCGAGCTAATGTTACCCGAGGAGGCACAGGCTTGTTTAGATGAGTTTATAAACCACATTGGGGGCAAGAAGAAAGATATACCTAGACCTGGCAACTTCCACGTGAacatgatatatgttttatcaACCATGTTTCACGCTGAACGTGATCAACCTCCCATGATGGAAGGTGATTACTTGGCGACGAAACCAATGATGGTGAATGTTAGTGTTGAGGAAGCAGGACAAGGAGAATCCAGCCATGCAGGATTGATCGAACAATCAATAAAAAAGCCTGAGAAGATATACTTGGACAAAATGGTCTTTGTTCGCCCGAATTTAACCCTGGCCAACCATTTCAAACCTATATATGTAATTGCGCACTTAGAAAGAGTACTCTTCAAGAGGGTCTTGATTGATGGAGGGGCCGCATTCAATGTGCTGCCATACAAACAAATGAAGAGAATGTGTAGGAGTGAAGAAGATCTTATCCCTATTGATCTTATAGTGTCTAGTTTCTCAGGGGCTATCACCAGAACGCATGGAATACTGCCATTAGAAGTGGACTTGGGTTCGAAACAAATCATGCTGGTCTTTTTTGTTGTGGACAATACTTCCACTTACAAGGCTTTACTGGGCAGGGATTGGACTCACCAGAGTCTCTCTGtaccatctaccttacaccaacaAGTGGCTGTCTACCATGAAGAAGAGGAATCAAGTTCGGGGTTctgggagatggtagaggccgaatcatAGCCATTCATCCCTACAACCAATGTTGTAGAAGCTAACTTTTACAATCCTAGTGTTGGGATCATTCAATGTTTAGGAGCTGATAAGAATGACCGCTTAActaaggtgacggcccaaaagcttttaGAGCAATAGATAGTTTTTACAAGGGAAGAATGAGACCGACCCCATATCATCCTAACTCCCCAACACCATTAATGTCATAACAAAAAAGGAAGGACCAAGTGGTTGCAATCAAGTCTTTAATAAAAAGATTGCTGGTGTATGAGAGGGagaaaaaacaagaaagggGAAGTTCGACTGAAGAAGAAAAGGGTTGGAGCATATAGGCCTCAGGTAGCCAAAGGAATAAGGAGGAGTTTTTTGGGAAGGAGTTAGAAGCATCCATCCAAATggctgagtgtatatatgacttgGATGGGCCAGAGGATTTGCCCGAAAATCCATAACTAGTTGAGTTTTTGTGTGCAGAGCTTGACAAATCAGCCCTAGAAGTACAAGACCCCTTGGAGACCATTGATTTGGGGACTAAGGGATATCCAAGACCTATACAGATTAGCGGTTTGTTGGAAGCCAAGGATAAGGCAAGGATTGTCGACCTTCTGCATGAATTTAAGGATTGTTTTACCTGGCATTACAccgtgtttataccatatttaaggcctcatatttagacctcgtataaatacttagaggacttaaatgtaattatgtaataaaggaaggggcaaatatgtaattaggggaggagcccttattctataaaagggcctcctcaccctcacaaaccctaagtttctcatatctagagcaaagctctcacactctctccctcacttctcagagaaatacaatacaatcagtgtgggcGTAACCCAAatcttagggtgaaccacgatacatcttgtgttatttacatttcatatagattcacgatcggatttacgttgttccaagacctccggttttgtgcatcaacatttggcgctgtctgtgggaatagttatgtcggttctctttcattttttcacctccaccgtgaatttgCACAACCCAAAAAACCACTGCCAGATGCAAATTTCAAAGCttttggatacaaaaaccaCTACCAAACGCAACCAGCAACATAAACAAATCAATCGCACCACTACCCAGATCACAAAGATGGAAACTTTCTCAGATTTTCAGcagcaagaagttgaggaagaTGCCCTTTCCCTCTACGATTTCCCGCTGCATGACGACAATGACAAATCTTTCTCTCATGGCTAAATCTCAAAACACCTAGAGATGATGCACAGCTTCCATCCATATGCCGCTGCCTCGGCTTGCCTACACAACAATCTCTCAATATCTCTTCAATCTCTCTCAACGCGCTCAAAGAAAGGGCCTCTTCTTCGACACAAATGTGGTATTGTTTTGTTAGGTTCTGGAAATAAGTAGCAAAGATGATTTCAGAGAAACCCAGTTGGATTAGACATGAGggaatgcaaattttctccattGACGTTCAACCTAGTGGACTTAGGCTTGCCAAGGGTGGGGGTGATCACAAGGTGCGGGTGGGCTAATCATGGTAGGTTTCTTGCATTAGGATCTGATGACCAAATGATTTAGGGGGTTTCTGGTTCCCCGATCGTCCCCTTCCTCTCTTCTTTCATGTTGGCGAGACTTTCGATTTTTCAGATTTGGCAGTGGCACCACTAGCCACCAGCGACCCCGAGCGCACCGCCACCAGCCACTTCGTCGTCACCCATACCACCATCGACGACTCCACCTTCGGTAAGGAAACGACTCCGGCCACATCGAAAACTCCAGTTGCTTCTTCACGCTCAAGTTATGCAGCTTCGACCTCGACTGCCCGTACCTCACCATGAACCCCGCCACCAGGCTCAGATTAATCTTAAGATCAAATACCCATTGCTGCCTTTCCCATGAGTTCTCCATGGCAGCCTCCACCAACACAGACAAAATCACTGTCATACACGCCTCTGGCGGTGCCTTTCCCATGAATCTGAACTTTCGGCGTCGTTTCTGACCATCTTTTCTAGATTGAGAAAAAGATGAAAGACAGGAGAGTGGGAGTGGCAGTGGATTTGTCGCCGGGCAGCAGGTCGACCCTGAAATGGGCAGTCGAGAACGTTGTCTGGAAAGGTGATCATCTTATCTTGGTTGTCGTCCAGCCTGAAGAGAACTACGAGCAGGAAGAGATGCAGATCTGTGGCGTCATCGGTTCACCTTTGATTCTTGTGAAGGAGTTTTTTGATCCCACTATCATGAAGAAGTATAGAGTGACGCCTGACGCTGAAACCATCGACATCGCCAACACAGCGGGGTGGGACCCACAAAGTCGTATCTGCCTAGGTCGAGGATTTGCAGCGAGCTCGACCCCAGCTCTGATGAAATTCCACAGTCATAAAGAAGTTCATCCCACGAGGGCCTCGATATTAGCAACAACTCATCCGAGCTGAATGATCTGTCCTTGGTGGAGACAATGAAGCCATCTTGGTGCGGTCCTGCAACCAGCCACCATGGCAGCAACCGCATCTGATTCTGGCCGTCATCGAAAGCCAGTTACCAGTCAATCTTTTCGTCGTTGTCCCGGCTAATATCAAAGGAGAAGTCCATTGTAGGACTCCGGCGAGTTAGACTACAGAGTGGCCACATTTCAGGGAATACAGACTTTCAATGGCGGCCGGAAAAGCTATGCATGCCCTATGATTATAAGTTGAGATGGGCTAATCTCTTCCATGCATAGCTTTTGGCTTCTTCCCTCCGACAGCTTTCTTATACTTCATCACCAAATCCAAGCCTGCCCCAAAGCTCACCCTTTTCGAGTTCTACTTCTTTTTTGCCTTTGTGGGGACCACTAGTTTGATGATAAAAGCTCGTCCGTCCCCGTCACCCTCATCCCCGGATCTCCGATCATGTGCCACCCGTCTCGGCCGCCACCGGAAGATGAATAATCGTTCCAATTTACCAGTTCATTTCCCCCATCATTTCGCATGATAGCGCGACAAAGCTTCGAGACTGACCCAGTTGAAAAGTGACGGGGCTACCTAAAAGGGTTATGCTGACGCACAAAGGGTTGGGCTACCAAAAATTGATTCTTCCGTGATTGCAGATAAGAccccttttttctttattattttgctttatCATTATTACTTCCCAAGCCGAGAATGATAAAACAAACCCACTACTCAATCAGTCTCGGAGATAATTgcagaaagcagaaaagcaaaaaacaaaagtaaagcaGAAGATGCCATcaacttttgaaaaagaaattttTCATCATGGATGTTCCCACTTTTCTGAAGAAGTCACTAGAATACGCATATGGAAAAAGATCTGCAACAACCCAGTACGCAGTAGGTGCAATACGCACCAACGATTTGCAACTGTCgaaacctttgttttgaatgatgtaatttatttttattatctttcggagacatttgtataaaccccattagagggtaatatgtataaaccctatcagagggtaaaaaaaaaaatgcccaaaataaatgggctgacatgttgtggaggacgaaggctcataagcccaaaatagcaccaaccaggtgaccaaaagtacgcccagtacttccaaaattattcggcaacctgccgctattaccaccaaccaggtgatgaaatgtacaaccgtactctaatatcatttggcaactagccattcatgccaccaacctggtgatgaaatgtataatcCGTACTCtacttcatgccaccaaccaggtgatcaaaagtacgcccagtacttcaaatcatacatgagcattactcatgtcaatcatacataaacattcatgagcattactcatgtcaatcatacataaacattcatgagcatcactcatccaatcatacataaacattcatgagcatcactcatgtcaacatccatgagcatcactcatgtcaatcagcttcataagcttcatttacaaatgctctagcttcaaaagcttcatttaaagagctctagcttcaaaagcttcatttacagagctctagcttcaaaagcgtcatttacaaagctctagcttcaaaagctttatttacagagctccagcttcaaagtttcacttacaaagcttcacctacaaagcttcaatgcagggtatacaaataccacctccgaacaaccgccacttcggcccatacatggattcaatttaagtcttcagccaacagactctattgacccaagacttgggggactacattatgtaccatatattgggcctcaactggacctcatgaaaaatactagggggacttagcccattacttatgtattgaggagcgagcccttattctataaaatggactccctcactttcattagagagcacccattattcatgtactgaggagtgagcccttattttataaaaaggactccctcaccatcattagagagcaacgctgccagctgagcaacctcctcgccgcgagcatcactcctaacccatcacttatgtattgaggagcgatcccttattctataaaatggactccttcaccaccattagagagcatcgccgcctactgagcaaccgcatcgccgcgagcatcaaactctagcccatcatttatgtattgaggaacgagcccttattctataaaagggaccccctcaccatcattagagagcatcaactctagctcatcattcatgtattgagaagcgagcccttattttataaaagggagtccctcaccttcaaacgccacaagccaagccaaccaaggcaacataagccacgagccgagcagcctcgcagcatgtgctacttctagttaagcatcagttcaagacaacatctagttacttcggcccacatatggactgaatttcaagtctccagccaaaagactcttttaactgaagacttgggggactactgtttataccatatttagggcctcgtatttagaccttgtataaatactcagaggacttaaatgtaattatgtaataaaggaaggggcaaatatgtaattaggggaggagcccttattctataaaagggccttcTCACCCTTACAAACCCTAagtctctcctatctagagcaaagctctcacactctctccctcacttttcagagaaatacaatacaatcagtgtggacgtagcccaaaccttggggtgaaccacgatacatcttgtgttatttacatttcatgcagattcacggtcggatttacattgttccaagacctccggttttatgcatcaacacacCGAAATACCGGGTTTAGATCTAACCTTAGTAGAACACCGAATGCCTATTAAGGAGGGGTTCAAACCTGTCAAGCAAACACCATGAAGGATGTCAAAAGAGATCAAGgaaggtcaaagaagagattgagagaCTGGTAAAGGCCGGATTTATTAGGCCTGCCAAATATGttgagtggttggccaacattgtactTGTATTAAAAGTTATAACTAAAGCGGTTAGATGTTGTGTTGACTATAGAAACATCAATGGAGCCACGCCTAAAGATGAATACCCCATGCCCATGGCTGACCTATCCATAGATGCAATTGGCAAACACAAAGTTCTAtattttatggatggaaatgctgGATACAATCAGATAAAAATGGTTaaagaagatatacataaaacaactTTTAGATGCCCAGGTCATGTTGGGGCATATGAATATTTTGTAATGCCATTTGGGCTAAAAAATGCAGGTGCAATTTATCAAAGAGCAATGAACGCCATTTTTCATGACTTAATTGGCCATAGCATGGAAGTATATATTGATGATATTGTGGGTAAATCCAAGACTAAAGAGCAACATTTAATAGATCTTAGACGAGCCTTAACAAGAATGAGTATCCACAAGCTaaaaatgaatccaaagaagtgtgTTTTTTGGGTAAGATCGGGCAACTTTTTGGGATTCTTTGTTCATCAAAGGGGTGTAGAGGTTGTTAAGAACAAAGCTCGGGCAATCATGAAATCACCTCATCCTACCAATAAACTTCAACTTCAAAGGCTGCTGGCGAAAATcaacttcttgaggagattcattgctaatttagTGGGCAAGATTTAGCCGTTAACTCCTCTGCTAAGACTAAAATACAAAGAAGAATTTGAGTGGGGCCCACCACACCAAAAGGCTTTCGATAGCATAAAAGCTTACTTAGCTTCTCCGTCAGTACTCATGCCACCTCAGAGAGGAAAGCCATTAAAACTTTATGTTTCTGCCTCAGAGAGATCAATTGGGAGCTTGCTAGACCAAAACAATGAAGATGGGAAGGAACAAGTCGTttactacctcagtagaatcttgactgaggtagaaacaagatatacTCCGGTGGAAAAGTTATGTTTAGCTTTGTACTTTACTGCTTGCAAGCTAAGGCATTATATGTTGCCTTGCTACATCCACATCATTGCCAACACCGACGTAATCAAGTATATGCTTTCAAAACAAATGCTAACTGGGAGGATCGGAAAGTAGATCCTATCACTTTCAGAATACAGCTTCCAGTATGTACCTCAAAAAGTGATCAATGGGCAATCAATTGCAAACTTCTTGGCTGAACATCAAGAGTTTTAAAATGAGATTGTCAACATCCCAGTAACTCTGGAGGTAGCCAGTATATGGGTCCCGATAGAAAGGGCCCCAAGGGCAAGGAATAGTGGATCCAGCAGGAGATAGAAAGAGTAATTGGCCTTTGGATCACTCCCTAGAAACCAAATTTTGATGGATCTTGTATTCAGAATGTTGCGGGAGCTGGGATTGTCATCATTGATCCCAAAGGCTCTTATCATTGTTATTCATTCCTCTTAGATTATCAAGAGACTACCAACAATCGGGCAGAATATAAAGCACTAATAATTGGCTTGAAGATTGTAATGGAATTGGGGGCAACCGAAGTAGAGGTGTTTGGCGACTCAGAATTGGTGATTAATCAGTTAAGTGGGAAATATAAATGGAGACACATCATTATGGCCGATTATTACCTGGCAGCCACTCAGCTGTTAGGCTATTGGGGCACTGAAATATCAATCGGCCACATCCCTAGGGAGTCAAATGCAATGGCCAATAAAATGGCCCAATTGTCTTCGGGAGCCCTGATTCGAGATGTGAGAGGGAAGTAGAGGTACAAAGGAGGAATCTCCCTTCTATCTTTGATAGAGGATTCAACTTAGATGTGATGGCCGAAGAACCCAAGATAGAAGATTGGAAATCCCTCATTATTCAATACCCGGAAGATCTTTCTTTTCCCACGAGTAAGAAGATTAGGCAACAAGCAACTAAATATGTATGGTGGGAAAAGAATATGCTAAGTAAGACCTTAGACGGATTGTTACTAAAATGCTTAGGCCAAGAAGAATCGATGAGAATCATGGCtgaagtacatgaaggaatcTGTGGAGCTTATCAAGTTGGGACCAAGATGAGGTGGCTACTTAGGAGGTATGGTTATTTTTGGCCCGAGATGGAGAAAGATTGCAAAGCTTATGCCTGAGGGTGTGAAGAATGCCAAAGGCATAGACCTCTCCAACATGTGCCCTCTATGCCTTTAATCCCtgtggtcaagccttggcctTTCAGAGGGTGGACCATGGACTTCATCGGGAAAATTCACCCAGCCTCTAGCAAATGGCATACattcataattgtggcaacggattacttcaccaaatgggtagaagcttcAGCGGTGAAAACTATAACTTCAGTTACTACTAAAAAGTTCATCAAAACTAAGATCTTACACAGATTTGGAGTGCCCGAGACAATTGTCACAGACCGCGGACCATCTTTCATTTCAAAGAAAGTAGAAGAATTCGCTGACAGATTCAAGATAAAGATGATTCAATCAAGTCCTTACTAACCCCAGTCGAATGGTCAGGCGGAGGCCAGCAATAAGATCTTGGTAAACATTATTAAAAGAATGATAGCCGGGGATCCAGAGAAATGGCACGAAAAGTTAGGAGACACTTTGTCGGCCTATAGAATTTCCAAGAGAGCAGTAACTGGAACTACTCCTTATGCTCTAACCTTCAGGCAAGATGCCATAATTCCCATAGAAATTAATGTGAGTTCGGTCAGAATTCAAAACCAGTTCGGGCTACACAGTGAAGAATACATTAAGGCTATGTGTCAGGAAGTGGAAGACCTTGATGTAGCCCGAATCCAAGCTCTAAATACAAttcaagaaggaagaagagctGTTGCTTGAGCTTGCAACAAAAGGGTGAAAATAAAGACTTTCGAGGAGGGAGACTTAGTATGGAAGACAATCTTGCCCTTGGGAGCCAAGTAAGGGGTTTTGGGAAATGGAGCCCGACTCAGGAAGGCCCTTTCATTATTCATCAAGCATTGGATAGAGGAGGATATTATTTGGCCGATTTAGAAGGAGATCCACATAAACATCCGGTTAATGCTAAATTTTTTAAGAAGTACCGTCCAACTTTATGGGATATTAGGGATTGTTACATTGAAGAGGTTTAATTGATTTGAGAGATCTAAAGATAATTAGCATCTTCATCATGGTTGAGTTAAAAAATGAAATAGCAAAATGAAAtaaagtaaagaggaatattttcatttcattaattGGTGAAGTTACATGAAGATTCTACTCAATTCCTCTGAAGCAACTATCCTAGGATGGTATGACGACATGAACATAAAGATTCTACTCAACTCCTCTAAAGCAAATAAAATCTCTCTACATCTATGCTTGAGGAACCCATGGAGTTAGTTGGGTACCCTAAAAGTCTCTCTGCGGAATGGAAAAATTGGAGCAGAGACTAAGGCTGAGACCCATTGCCAATCTCAAGGTTGAAACCGTCATTCGAATCAATGAGAAGCTGATGGATACTTTGACTCTTGATGAGAAGAAGGCCCGAGCTGATGATGAAATTGTGATATTGATCCCAAAGCATACACCTATAATGATGAACTGACCAAGAATGCAGAGGCTAAGATTTACCTTAAGCATGTTGCTTTTTACAACTGTTGAAGCCTGGGATATCCATGCAGGTCCCAAGGAGAGCACTCATCCCTCATCAAAGAAAAACTTAGTGCGTAGGCCTGTTTGAAAACGATAAAGGCTATAAAGCAAGT
This window of the Malus domestica chromosome 03, GDT2T_hap1 genome carries:
- the LOC103424472 gene encoding uncharacterized protein, translated to MKDRRVGVAVDLSPGSRSTLKWAVENVVWKGDHLILVVVQPEENYEQEEMQICGVIGSPLILVKEFFDPTIMKKYRVTPDAETIDIANTAGWDPQSRICLGRGFAASSTPALMKFHSHKEVHPTRASILATTHPS